One stretch of Natronobacterium gregoryi SP2 DNA includes these proteins:
- the metG gene encoding methionine--tRNA ligase, producing MSNDEFPTDSPAVVTCGLPYANGDLHVGHLRTYVGGDAFARALETLGQQTAYVCGSDMHGTPVAVNAEQEGVDPEEFALEWHEQYEETFPKFNVDFDNYGHTHDETNTELTQEIVRTLDEEGYVYEKEIQVAYDPDADQYLPDRYVEGTCPYCGEKARGDECDEGCQRHLEPGEVEDPVSSITGNPAKYRERSHKFFEVSEFADFLTEFLDDLEGTSNAQNQPRQWIEDGLQDWCLTRDMEWGIDYPGEEQRDVVLYVWVDAPIEYISSTKQYSERVGTDEYDWEQVWKGEGDIVHVIGRDIIQHHTIFWPAMLEGAGYNEPRGVAATGFITINGKGLSTSRNRAIWAKEYLEEGFHPDLLRYYLTTTGGLQQDVDFSWDAFQEKVNGELVGTVGNFWYRSLLFAYRNYEGTPDADVSEDVENRINGAIEDVREAVNDYSLRGVGQAGTQLAQFGNEYIQHHEPWKLTDEESEARRASEEPSGDEPRGPEKAAQVIRDCVQIAKAVAVLLEPIAPDKAQGLWEQLGEDGDIADASLEDALEAPPRNFDEPGELFEKIEDDRVAELNEKLEERVAAAADDEDEGEDETESDDTDADVSDGMGDTDDLEPLAEDRIGFEQFQDLDMRVGRIETAEGIEGADDLARLEVDIGFETRQVVAGIKQLHDLDELPGEKCILLVNMEPAELFGVESNGMLLAAGEEAHLLTTHGDAEVGEKVE from the coding sequence ATGAGCAACGACGAGTTTCCGACGGACAGTCCAGCTGTCGTGACCTGTGGGTTGCCCTACGCTAACGGTGACCTACACGTCGGCCACCTGCGAACGTACGTCGGTGGCGACGCCTTCGCACGGGCCCTCGAGACGCTCGGCCAGCAGACGGCCTACGTCTGTGGCTCGGACATGCACGGGACGCCGGTCGCCGTCAACGCAGAGCAGGAGGGCGTCGATCCCGAGGAGTTTGCGCTGGAGTGGCACGAACAGTACGAGGAGACGTTTCCGAAGTTCAACGTCGACTTCGACAACTACGGCCACACCCACGACGAGACGAACACCGAACTCACCCAGGAGATCGTCCGCACGTTAGACGAGGAAGGATACGTCTACGAAAAGGAGATCCAGGTCGCCTACGATCCCGACGCCGACCAGTATCTCCCCGACCGCTACGTCGAGGGGACCTGTCCCTACTGTGGCGAGAAAGCCCGTGGCGACGAGTGTGACGAGGGCTGTCAGCGCCACCTCGAACCTGGCGAAGTCGAGGACCCGGTAAGTTCGATCACGGGCAACCCCGCGAAGTACCGCGAGCGTTCCCACAAGTTCTTCGAGGTCTCCGAGTTTGCCGACTTCCTCACGGAGTTTCTCGACGACTTAGAGGGGACTTCGAACGCGCAGAACCAGCCCCGGCAGTGGATCGAGGACGGTCTGCAGGATTGGTGTCTCACCCGCGACATGGAGTGGGGGATCGACTACCCTGGCGAGGAGCAGCGGGACGTCGTCCTCTACGTCTGGGTCGATGCCCCGATCGAGTACATCTCGAGTACGAAACAGTACAGCGAGCGCGTCGGCACCGACGAGTACGACTGGGAGCAGGTCTGGAAGGGCGAGGGTGACATTGTCCACGTCATCGGCCGCGACATCATCCAGCACCACACGATCTTCTGGCCAGCGATGCTCGAGGGTGCAGGCTACAACGAGCCCCGTGGCGTCGCCGCGACTGGCTTCATCACGATCAACGGCAAGGGGCTCTCGACCAGTCGGAATCGTGCGATCTGGGCGAAGGAGTACCTCGAGGAGGGGTTCCACCCCGACTTGCTGCGGTACTATCTGACGACGACCGGCGGCCTCCAGCAGGACGTCGACTTCTCCTGGGACGCCTTCCAGGAGAAAGTAAACGGCGAACTCGTCGGCACGGTCGGCAACTTCTGGTATCGATCGCTGCTGTTTGCCTACCGCAACTACGAGGGCACGCCCGACGCGGACGTCTCGGAAGACGTCGAAAACCGGATCAACGGCGCGATCGAGGACGTTCGCGAGGCCGTCAACGACTACTCGCTGCGGGGCGTCGGCCAGGCTGGGACCCAGCTCGCGCAGTTCGGCAACGAGTACATCCAGCACCACGAACCCTGGAAGCTCACCGACGAGGAGAGCGAGGCGCGACGCGCCTCGGAAGAGCCGAGCGGCGACGAGCCGCGAGGCCCCGAGAAAGCAGCCCAGGTCATCCGCGACTGCGTCCAGATCGCCAAGGCCGTCGCGGTCCTCTTAGAGCCCATCGCCCCCGACAAGGCCCAGGGCCTGTGGGAGCAACTCGGCGAAGACGGCGATATCGCGGACGCTTCCCTCGAGGACGCCCTCGAGGCCCCGCCGCGGAACTTCGACGAACCTGGCGAACTCTTCGAGAAGATCGAGGACGACCGCGTGGCGGAACTCAACGAGAAACTCGAGGAACGGGTCGCTGCCGCGGCCGACGACGAAGACGAAGGCGAGGACGAAACCGAAAGCGACGACACCGATGCCGACGTATCCGATGGTATGGGAGACACGGACGACCTCGAGCCACTGGCCGAGGATCGCATCGGCTTCGAACAGTTCCAGGACCTCGACATGCGCGTCGGCCGTATCGAGACTGCCGAGGGTATCGAGGGCGCGGACGACCTCGCGCGTCTCGAGGTCGACATCGGCTTCGAGACCCGCCAGGTCGTCGCGGGCATCAAGCAACTGCACGACCTCGACGAACTGCCCGGCGAGAAGTGCATCCTGCTTGTGAACATGGAGCCCGCCGAACTGTTCGGCGTCGAGTCCAACGGGATGCTCCTCGCCGCGGGCGAAGAGGCGCACCTGCTGACGACCCACGGGGACGCCGAAGTCGGCGAGAAGGTAGAGTAG